From Mytilus edulis chromosome 8, xbMytEdul2.2, whole genome shotgun sequence, one genomic window encodes:
- the LOC139485415 gene encoding 5-hydroxytryptamine receptor-like: MNFTSGTPPSFVLQITNDSIASNITEFLNQDWAKDVHKNIITNVVVLSLYLVIGVAGNSLVVAVYKNQLKHASVERYFIPVLAISDMLATIFGSINNIAWDLMSNNFTNNALCKYFLFTNSNTGFMSLYLLLCIAFQRYLLICRNYSLSLKHRRLMVGLSFAFANGLALPFLFLYGVNNFYNDDKFIGTRCGRLKTSLYLPGVIYAISFISLSVLIVLSLVFFYGRIACTIFKHFKSNPSRTYSINPVPKESNGPGSRAEYQTEERSIQNKLENIRKDNKNHIVVEGINNLSIDAVTDDKIQAEDIRNSNSGISSAKFKSNSIMSVKVVEDQSCVSSGYDFHTDMTNITPSNKALNKTSAKNSKRNKRNRQVKNKFSAMFIAITSVSLFCYMPVGVIILLEGVSPDFWDNLSSTEFIVVAWLYHTHIINSIINPIIYAFLDTEFYTGLKALFADCCKL, from the coding sequence ATGAATTTTACAAGCGGAACACCACCAAGTTTCGTTTTACAAATTACAAATGATAGCATTGCCtcaaatataacagaatttcTGAATCAGGATTGGGCAAAGGACGTGCATAAGAACATAATCACAAATGTCGTGGTACTATCACTGTATCTTGTTATTGGTGTAGCTGGGAACAGTTTGGTTGTTGCCgtgtataaaaatcagttaaaacatGCATCCGTCGAAAGGTATTTTATTCCAGTATTGGCAATTTCGGATATGTTGGCAACGATTTTTGGAAGTATAAATAATATTGCGTGGGATTTAATGTCCAATAACTTCACAAACAATGCGttgtgtaaatattttctatttacaaattcaaacacaggatTCATGTCCCTTTATTTATTACTTTGTATCGCTTTCCAGAGGTATTTACTGATATGTCGAAACTATTCATTAAGTCTGAAGCATCGCCGCTTAATGGTAGGTCTGTCTTTTGCATTTGCTAATGGACTTgctttgccatttttatttttgtatggcGTCAACAACTTTTACAATGATGATAAATTCATAGGAACACGATGTGGAAGGCTAAAAACTAGTTTATACTTGCCTGGAGTGATATATGCCATCTCCTTTATTTCTCTTAGTGTTCTAATAGTTCTGTCACTTGTTTTCTTTTACGGACGAATTGCTTGTACAATATTTAAGCATTTTAAATCCAATCCATCAAGAACTTACTCAATCAATCCAGTGCCAAAAGAATCAAATGGACCAGGTAGCAGAGCGGAGTATCAGACAGAAGAAAGAAGCATACAGAACAAGTTGGAAAATATCAGAAAAGATAACAAGAACCATATTGTCGTTGAAGGAATAAATAATCTATCAATAGATGCTGTAACTGACGACAAAATTCAAGCAGAAGATATCAGGAATAGTAATTCTGGCATATCAAGTGCAAAGTTTAAATCAAATTCTATTATGAGTGTTAAAGTAGTGGAGGACCAATCATGTGTTTCATCAGGATACGATTTTCATACTGATATGACAAACATCACCCCAAGTAATAAAGCATTGAACAAAACGTCCGCTAAAAATTCAAAACGCAACAAACGAAATCGACAGGTTAAAAACAAGTTTTCAGCTATGTTTATTGCCATTACCTCTGTCTCATTGTTCTGTTATATGCCTGTAGGAGTAATTATTCTTTTAGAAGGTGTTTCCCCGGATTTTTGGGACAACCTCTCTAGTACAGAATTTATTGTGGTCGCCTGGCTGTATCATACACATATTATCAATAGTATTATTAACCCAATAATCTATGCCTTTCTCGATACCGAATTTTATACAGGACTAAAGGCTCTTTTTGCAGATTGCTGTaaattgtga